The genomic interval GAGCGCCACGACGACCAGCACCCGCACGACGGGGCTGCGCCCCATCGCGGAGTACGACCGCCCGCTGTGGCAGCGCCTGCTCCTCACCCGGGAGACCGCCATCATCGCGCTCTTCGTGATCGTCGTCGTCGCGGCGGCGGTGATCGTGCCGAACTTCGGCAGCAAGATCACGATGACCTACCTGCTCCTCGACATGTTCCCGGTGCTCATCATCGCCCTCCCCATGACGGCGATCATCGTCACGGGCGAGATCGATCTCTCCGTCGCGAGCGTCGTCGGGCTCTCGAGCGTCCTCACCGGCGTCCTCACCCAGGCGGGCGTGCCCTTCGGGCTCACGATCGTCCTCGCGATCATCGCCGGCGTCCTCTGCGGCGCCGTGAACGGCTTCCTCGTGACGGTGGTCGGCCTGCCGTCGCTCGCCGTGACGATCGGCACCCTGGCCCTCTACCGCGGACTCGCGGTGGGACTGCTCGGCACCACGGCGGTCACCGACTTCCCCGCCTTCTGGACGGACCTCGCCAAGGAGAAGATCGGCTCGACCGGCATCCCGGTCGTCGTGATCCTCTTCATCGTGCTGCTCGCGGCCTTCGCGATCCTGCTGCACTTCACCCGCTTCGGCCGCGGCGTCTTCGCCATCGGCCTCTCCCCCGAGGCCGCGCGCTTCTCGGGCGTGGACGTGGGGCGCACGAAGCTCATCCTCTTCGTCCTCAGCGGCGCCGTCGCGGCGCTCGGCGGCATCTACTACACGCTGCGCTACGGCTCCGCCCGCGGCGACAACGCGACCGGCATGGAGATGCAGGTCATCGCCGCGGTCCTCCTCGGCGGCGTGTCGATCTTCGGCGGCCGCGGCGCCCTCCACGGCGTCGTCGCCGGCGTGCTCCTCATCGGCGTCCTCGGCAGCGCGCTGCGACTCGCGAACGTCACGAGCGACGTGATCAACATCATCACCGGCGTGCTCCTCATCGCCGCGGTCGTCTCCTCGAGCGTGCTCGCCGCGATCCGAAGCCGTCGGAAGTCGACGCGGAAACCCAGACTCGTCGGGACCGGACCGGGCAACGCCTGAGCCACCCGCACCGCCCCACCGAAACCCCCACGCATCACCCACCGCCCCTCGGGGCACGAAAGGAAACAGAACGATGTGGTTCCAGAAGAACACGAAGAAGGCCGGCGCGATCATCGCCCTCGCTGCCAGCGCCGCCCTGGTGCTGTCGGGCTGCTCCAGCAGCGGCGATTCGGGATCGGGCGACGCCGGTTCCGGTGACTCGGGCTCCGGCGCGAGCGTCACCTTCCTGCCGAAGAACCTCGGCAACCCCTACTTCGACACCTCGAGCAAGGGCGGCGAGGCGGCCGTCGAGGAGTTCGGCGGCACCTTCAACGAGGTCGGCCCGGCCGAGGCCACGCCCGACGCGCAGGTCAGCTTCATCAACACGGCCACGCAGCAGGGCGTGGATGCGCTCGCCGTCTCGGCGAACGATCCGCAGGCCATCTGCGACGCGCTCAACGAGGCGCGCGACAACGACGTGAAGGTCGTCACCTTCGACTCCGACACGAACACCGACTGCCGCGACCTCTTCATCAACCAGGCCGACGCCGCCGGCATCGCCCAGGTGCAGGTCGACATGATCACCGAGCAGATTGGCGACAAGGGCCAGATCGCGATCCTCTCGGCCGCGGCCAACGCGACCAACCAGAACGCCTGGATCGACCTCATGAAGGAGGAGCTCGAGGCGAACCACCCGGACGTGGAGCTCGTCGAGGTCGTCTACGGCGACGACGACGACCAGACCTCGTTCGACAAGACCGCGGCCCTGCTGCAGACCTACCCGGAGCTCAAGGGCATCGTCTCGCCGACCACCGTCGGCATCGCCGCGGCGGCGCGCTACCTCTCCACCTCCGACGCGAAGGGCGAGGTCGCGGTCACGGGCCTCGGCACCCCGAACCAGATGCGCGAGTACGTCGAGGACGGCACCGTCACCGAGTTCGCGCTGTGGAACCCCGAGGAGCTCGGCTACCTCACCGCCTACGCCGCGAACGCGCTCGTCGCGGGCGACATCACCGGCGCCGAGGGCGACACCTTCGAGGCCGGCGATCTCGGCGAGTACGAGGTCGGCGCCGACGGCGTTGTCCTGCTCGGCGACCCGTTCCGCTTCAACGCCGAGAACATCGACGACTTCGACTTCTGAGTCGTCCCCGCGGGGCCCGGTCGGGCCCCGCGGGTCCCCCGGCCGCCGCGGACGCCGACCGCTTCCCGGCGCCCGGATCCCTCGTCCGCTCGCGGATCGCCGATCCCGCACTCCGGTCCCGATCCGCGCCCCGATCCCGATCCCCACCCCGAGGAGGACCCGTGCGCGTCTGCTTCCAGATGCAGGTGAAGCCCGATCGCCTCGAGGCCTACACCGCCCACCACGCCGCCGTCTGGCCCGAGATGCTCGAGGCCATCGAGGCCGCCGGCCGCCGCAACTACTCCCTCTTCCTCCGCCCCGACGGCCTGCTCATCGGCTACTACGAGACCGATGACGACGAGGCCGCCCAGCGGGCGCTGGCCGCCGACCCGCGCACCGCCGCGTGGGAGGCCCGCATGGCCGACTACTTCGTCTCCTCCTCCGGGCGTCCGGATCAGGAGGCCCCCAGAATTCCCGAGGTGTTCCACCTCGAAGACCAGCTCGCCCGCCATCGCGCGGGCTCCTCCCGCCGCGGGGATCCCGAGACCGCGGCTGCAGAACCCCGATAGGAAGCGCAGATCATGAGCACCCCCTTGTCCCCCGACTCCCTCGCCGTCCTCGCGCGGCAGGCCATCGAGGTCCCCTCCTGGGCCTACGGCAACTCCGGGACCCGCTTCAAGGTGTTCGGCACGCCGGGCACGCCGCGCGATCCCTTCGAGAAGGTCGCCGACGCCGCCCAGGTGCACCGCTACACCGGCCTCGCCCCCGCCGTGGCCATCCACATCCCGTGGGACAAGGTCGAGGACTACGACGCGCTCACGGGCTACGCGCACGATCAGGGCGTCGCGATCGGCACGGTGAACTCGAACACGTTCCAGGACGACGACTACAAGTTCGGCGCGCTCACCCACGAGGACGCGGCGATCCGGCGCAAGGCGATCGATCACCACTTCGAGTGCATCGACATCATGGGGCGGACCGGCTCGCGCGATCTGAAGATCTGGCTCGCCGAGGGGTCGAACTACCCCGGGCAGGCCGATCTGCGCGGGCGTCAGGATCGCCTCCAGGAGTCCCTGCAGGAGATCTACGCCAGGCTCTCGGGCGATCAGCGCCTGGTGCTCGAGTACAAGTTCTTCGAGCCGGCGTTCTACCACACCGATGTGCCGGACTGGGGCACCTCCTACGCGCAGGTGTCCGCGCTCGGCGAGCGCGCCATGGTGTGCCTCGACACCGGGCACCACGCCCCCGGGACGAACATCGAGTTCATCGTCATGCAGCTGCTGCGCCTCGGCAAGCTCGGCTCCTTCGACTTCAACTCCCGCTTCTACGCCGACGACGACCTCATCGTCGGCGCGGCGGATCCCTTCCAGCTCTTCCGCATCCTCTTCGAGGTGCTCCGCGGCGGCGGGCTCGACGAGGACAGCCCGGTCGCCTTCATGCTCGACCAGTGCCACAACGTCGAGGACAAGATCCCCGGCCAGATCCGCTCGGTGCTCAACGTGCAGGAGATGACGGCGCGCGCGCTGCTCGTGGACCGCGAAGCGCTCGCGACGGCGCAGCGCGCGGGCGACGTGCTCGGCGCGAACGCGATCTTCATGGACGCCTACCAGACTGACGTGCGCCCCGCGCTCGCGGAGTGGCGCGCCTCCCGCGGGCTCCCCGAGGATCCGATGGCGGCCTATGCGGCCTCGGGCTACTTCGAGAAGATCTCCGCGGAGCGGGTCGGCGGCACGCAGGCCAGCTGGGGCGCGTAGCTCCGGCCGACGGGCCGGGCCGGGTAGGGCCGGGCCGGGTCGACTCGGCCCGTCTCCCCCTCGCACGTCAGTCGTTGCGACTTCGCAGGCGATCTACCGACAACTCCTGACGTGCGAGCGGTGAGAAGCGAGCAGGGCGTAGGCCGTTCCTGACGTGCGAGCGGCGGCGCGGGGGATAGTATTGTTCAATGAACCATTCCCGGACCCCGGCGAG from Leucobacter allii carries:
- a CDS encoding ABC transporter permease → MSATTTSTRTTGLRPIAEYDRPLWQRLLLTRETAIIALFVIVVVAAAVIVPNFGSKITMTYLLLDMFPVLIIALPMTAIIVTGEIDLSVASVVGLSSVLTGVLTQAGVPFGLTIVLAIIAGVLCGAVNGFLVTVVGLPSLAVTIGTLALYRGLAVGLLGTTAVTDFPAFWTDLAKEKIGSTGIPVVVILFIVLLAAFAILLHFTRFGRGVFAIGLSPEAARFSGVDVGRTKLILFVLSGAVAALGGIYYTLRYGSARGDNATGMEMQVIAAVLLGGVSIFGGRGALHGVVAGVLLIGVLGSALRLANVTSDVINIITGVLLIAAVVSSSVLAAIRSRRKSTRKPRLVGTGPGNA
- a CDS encoding L-rhamnose mutarotase — translated: MRVCFQMQVKPDRLEAYTAHHAAVWPEMLEAIEAAGRRNYSLFLRPDGLLIGYYETDDDEAAQRALAADPRTAAWEARMADYFVSSSGRPDQEAPRIPEVFHLEDQLARHRAGSSRRGDPETAAAEPR
- the rhaI gene encoding L-rhamnose isomerase, coding for MSTPLSPDSLAVLARQAIEVPSWAYGNSGTRFKVFGTPGTPRDPFEKVADAAQVHRYTGLAPAVAIHIPWDKVEDYDALTGYAHDQGVAIGTVNSNTFQDDDYKFGALTHEDAAIRRKAIDHHFECIDIMGRTGSRDLKIWLAEGSNYPGQADLRGRQDRLQESLQEIYARLSGDQRLVLEYKFFEPAFYHTDVPDWGTSYAQVSALGERAMVCLDTGHHAPGTNIEFIVMQLLRLGKLGSFDFNSRFYADDDLIVGAADPFQLFRILFEVLRGGGLDEDSPVAFMLDQCHNVEDKIPGQIRSVLNVQEMTARALLVDREALATAQRAGDVLGANAIFMDAYQTDVRPALAEWRASRGLPEDPMAAYAASGYFEKISAERVGGTQASWGA
- the rhaS gene encoding rhamnose ABC transporter substrate-binding protein, whose protein sequence is MWFQKNTKKAGAIIALAASAALVLSGCSSSGDSGSGDAGSGDSGSGASVTFLPKNLGNPYFDTSSKGGEAAVEEFGGTFNEVGPAEATPDAQVSFINTATQQGVDALAVSANDPQAICDALNEARDNDVKVVTFDSDTNTDCRDLFINQADAAGIAQVQVDMITEQIGDKGQIAILSAAANATNQNAWIDLMKEELEANHPDVELVEVVYGDDDDQTSFDKTAALLQTYPELKGIVSPTTVGIAAAARYLSTSDAKGEVAVTGLGTPNQMREYVEDGTVTEFALWNPEELGYLTAYAANALVAGDITGAEGDTFEAGDLGEYEVGADGVVLLGDPFRFNAENIDDFDF